In Kordia antarctica, the following proteins share a genomic window:
- the tpx gene encoding thiol peroxidase, with translation MASVTLKGNKFHTSGSLPAVGTKAPDFTLTATDLSTKKLSDFKGSKVVLNIFPSIDTGTCAMSVRTFNKEASELDNTKVVCISHDLPFAQARFCGAEGLENVVNLSDYKNGSFGKDYGLNFVDGPLETLHSRVVVVLDENGTVKYTEQVSEIVDEPNYKGALEALLDD, from the coding sequence ATGGCATCAGTAACACTAAAAGGAAACAAATTTCATACATCAGGTAGCTTACCAGCAGTTGGAACAAAAGCTCCAGATTTTACATTAACAGCAACCGATTTATCTACAAAAAAACTATCTGATTTTAAAGGATCAAAAGTAGTTTTAAACATTTTTCCAAGTATTGATACTGGAACATGTGCAATGTCTGTTCGCACCTTTAATAAAGAAGCAAGCGAATTAGATAACACAAAAGTAGTTTGCATTTCACACGATTTACCATTTGCACAAGCTCGTTTTTGCGGTGCGGAAGGTTTAGAAAATGTAGTGAATCTTTCAGACTATAAAAATGGAAGCTTTGGAAAAGATTACGGATTAAATTTCGTTGACGGTCCATTAGAAACATTGCATTCTCGCGTTGTTGTTGTATTAGACGAAAACGGAACTGTAAAATACACAGAACAAGTTTCTGAAATTGTAGACGAACCAAATTACAAAGGAGCTTTAGAAGCATTACTCGATGATTAA
- a CDS encoding diacylglycerol kinase produces MIKFIKGRIKGVGYAFKGAYLLITTEASVKAQFFIGVLITIAGFYFEISKTEWIVQILIIGLIMSLEGINTAIEEIADFIHPEHHKKIGLIKDLAAGAVFIFAVAAVIIGCFIYLPKIL; encoded by the coding sequence ATGATTAAATTCATTAAAGGAAGAATAAAAGGAGTCGGATATGCGTTTAAAGGCGCATATCTGCTCATTACTACGGAAGCCAGTGTAAAAGCACAGTTTTTTATTGGCGTGTTAATTACCATTGCTGGATTTTACTTTGAAATCTCCAAAACAGAATGGATTGTACAAATTCTTATTATCGGACTCATTATGAGCCTAGAAGGAATCAACACAGCTATTGAAGAAATTGCCGATTTCATACATCCTGAACATCATAAAAAAATTGGTTTAATCAAAGATTTAGCGGCTGGCGCAGTTTTCATATTTGCAGTTGCGGCTGTAATTATAGGTTGCTTCATCTATCTTCCCAAAATACTTTAA
- a CDS encoding peroxiredoxin, with the protein MAIVGKKFPDLNVDAMNEMGDTFKLNVLEEAINNKKKVLLFWYPKDFTFVCPTELHAFQAALGEFDKRNTIVIGASCDTPEVHFAWLNASKDNGGIEGVTYPLLADTNRNLSSILGILDITNEVYDEETGTVQVEGDNVTYRATYLMDEEGTVFHEGINHMPVGRNVNEFLRLIDAYTHVQKNGEVCPANWEEGKTAMKPNAKGTAEYLAAHLN; encoded by the coding sequence ATGGCTATAGTAGGAAAAAAATTTCCAGATTTAAACGTTGATGCAATGAACGAAATGGGAGATACTTTCAAATTAAATGTTTTAGAAGAAGCAATAAATAACAAGAAAAAAGTTTTATTATTCTGGTACCCAAAAGATTTCACTTTTGTATGTCCAACAGAATTACACGCATTTCAAGCAGCTTTAGGAGAATTTGATAAAAGAAATACCATTGTAATTGGTGCATCTTGTGATACTCCAGAAGTACATTTTGCATGGTTAAATGCTTCAAAAGATAACGGAGGAATTGAAGGTGTAACGTATCCATTATTAGCAGATACAAACAGAAACTTATCTAGCATTTTAGGTATTCTTGATATTACAAACGAAGTATACGACGAAGAAACTGGAACTGTACAAGTTGAAGGAGACAACGTAACATATAGAGCTACGTATTTAATGGACGAAGAAGGAACGGTTTTCCATGAAGGAATTAACCATATGCCAGTTGGAAGAAACGTGAACGAATTTTTACGTTTGATTGATGCGTATACACACGTTCAGAAAAATGGAGAAGTTTGTCCTGCAAACTGGGAAGAAGGAAAAACAGCGATGAAACCTAATGCAAAAGGAACTGCTGAATATTTAGCAGCGCACTTAAACTAA
- a CDS encoding metal-dependent hydrolase, with translation MDSLTQIVLGAACGEIAMGKKIGNKALLFGAIGGTIPDLDVFIGNLIYSNKIDAMLFHRGFMHSMFFAVLAAFLLGFLMYKLYDKGKRKDTTTRKDWIWLFFLSIFTHPLLDCFTGYGTQLFLPFSDYRVAFSNISVADVAYTVPFLVCLIVMMFFNRKNPKRKLWLKLGLGISSIYMLFTIGNKFYINSVFEKSLAEKGIDYQRYNTEASILNNVLWFGIAETETEYHVAFYSLFDTKNVFTEWKVLQKNHDLIPKSNPDLARLAWFSNDYYSLSENEDGTYLYNDLRYPLVDMGNGSKPVFSFKLYRDGNRFDMKTYVHDFERNTTIWDVLAAFWERIKGK, from the coding sequence ATGGATTCATTAACGCAAATTGTATTAGGAGCCGCTTGTGGAGAAATCGCAATGGGGAAAAAGATTGGTAACAAAGCGTTATTGTTTGGAGCAATTGGTGGAACAATTCCAGATTTAGATGTTTTTATAGGCAATTTGATTTACAGCAATAAAATTGATGCGATGCTTTTTCACAGAGGATTCATGCATTCCATGTTTTTTGCAGTGTTAGCCGCCTTTCTACTAGGATTTTTGATGTATAAATTATATGATAAAGGAAAACGAAAAGATACAACGACTCGAAAAGATTGGATCTGGCTGTTTTTCTTGTCAATTTTTACGCATCCTTTATTAGATTGCTTTACAGGATACGGAACGCAATTATTTTTACCATTTAGCGATTATCGAGTGGCGTTTAGTAACATTTCAGTAGCAGATGTTGCGTATACAGTTCCGTTTTTAGTGTGTTTGATAGTGATGATGTTTTTCAACCGAAAAAACCCCAAACGAAAATTGTGGTTGAAACTAGGCTTGGGAATCAGTTCTATATATATGTTATTCACGATTGGAAACAAATTTTATATCAATTCTGTATTTGAAAAATCGTTAGCCGAAAAAGGAATTGATTATCAGCGTTATAATACAGAAGCTTCTATTTTGAATAATGTGTTATGGTTTGGAATTGCGGAAACAGAAACGGAATATCATGTGGCTTTTTATTCGTTGTTTGATACGAAAAATGTATTTACCGAATGGAAAGTGTTGCAAAAAAATCACGATTTGATTCCGAAATCGAATCCCGATTTGGCAAGACTGGCTTGGTTTAGCAACGATTATTATAGTCTTTCAGAAAATGAAGATGGCACTTATTTATACAATGATTTACGCTATCCATTAGTTGATATGGGCAATGGAAGTAAACCTGTTTTTAGCTTCAAACTCTATAGAGATGGAAATCGATTCGATATGAAGACTTATGTGCATGATTTTGAAAGAAACACTACTATTTGGGATGTTTTGGCTGCTTTTTGGGAACGGATTAAAGGGAAATAG
- a CDS encoding FtsK/SpoIIIE family DNA translocase — translation MAKKKPVKKTNKTPRVPKFKKPDFTLTKQHRIVLGSLLMLFAVALFIAFISFFFTWEADQSELGQLTRASETKNWMQKFGANISHFFIYKGFGIASLIFVGLLFRSGLNLFLSSQKKLFNNWFWGSIIVIWISIFSGFFFSSVPLLGGTIGFESNAFLQDYIGKIGVGLLLLFGAITYAVLRLRLTPESVTEYFNKKATALKDDFETDEATAEPTLKEETSTETTPENATIEEATGKKSETEVDKSEFELSVENLQPTIKNHSDRTKEKKDASFEVEIPKDEEETEIKVEEIVEEKTVAQNLSDKLVKEHGEFDPKLELGNFRFPTIELLKDYTSGSSITINQEELEENKNQIVTTLRNYKIEIASIKATVGPTVTLYEIIPEAGVRISKIKNLEDDIALSLAALGIRIIAPMPGKGTIGIEVPNKKPAIVSMRSAIASKKFQEAEMQLPIAFGKTISNETLVVDLARMPHLLMAGATGQGKSVGLNCILTSLLYKKHPAEVKFVLVDPKKVELTLFNKIERHYLAKLPDSEEAIITDNSKVINTLNSLCIEMDNRYDMLKNALCRNIVEYNTKFKARKLNPNDGHKFLPYIVLVVDEFADLIMTAGKEVEVPIARLAQLARAIGIHLIIATQRPSVNVITGMIKANFPARVAFRVMSKIDSRTILDNSGADQLIGRGDMLYTQGNDLIRIQCAFVDTPEVEKITDFIGAQKAYPDAYLLPEYSGEESGISLDIDISDRDKLFRQAAEVIIIAQQGSASLLQRKLKLGYNRAGRIIDQLEAAGIVGQFEGSKARQVLVPDLLALEQLLENEKNG, via the coding sequence ATGGCAAAGAAAAAACCCGTAAAGAAAACCAACAAAACTCCTAGAGTACCGAAATTCAAAAAACCTGATTTTACACTGACCAAACAACACAGAATTGTACTGGGAAGTTTGCTCATGTTATTTGCAGTCGCGCTCTTCATTGCCTTTATTTCGTTTTTCTTTACTTGGGAAGCCGATCAAAGCGAATTAGGACAACTTACACGCGCATCCGAAACAAAAAATTGGATGCAGAAATTTGGCGCAAATATTAGCCATTTCTTTATCTACAAAGGATTCGGAATTGCTTCACTTATATTTGTTGGATTGCTGTTTCGTTCAGGATTAAACCTGTTTCTAAGTTCACAAAAAAAACTATTCAACAATTGGTTTTGGGGAAGTATCATCGTCATTTGGATTTCTATCTTTTCAGGATTCTTCTTCAGTTCAGTTCCATTATTAGGCGGAACTATTGGTTTTGAATCAAACGCTTTCTTGCAAGATTATATTGGTAAAATTGGTGTCGGATTGCTCTTATTATTTGGCGCAATCACGTATGCTGTTTTACGTTTAAGGCTTACGCCAGAAAGTGTAACGGAATATTTCAACAAGAAAGCAACCGCACTAAAAGACGATTTCGAAACTGATGAAGCAACTGCCGAACCAACTTTGAAAGAAGAAACTTCAACTGAAACAACACCCGAAAATGCTACGATTGAAGAAGCAACAGGCAAAAAGTCTGAAACGGAAGTAGACAAATCTGAATTTGAATTATCCGTAGAAAATCTTCAACCAACTATAAAAAATCATTCCGATAGAACAAAAGAAAAGAAAGATGCTTCCTTCGAAGTAGAAATTCCGAAAGACGAAGAAGAAACAGAAATCAAAGTTGAAGAAATAGTCGAAGAAAAAACAGTTGCACAAAACTTGTCTGATAAACTTGTAAAAGAACACGGAGAATTTGACCCAAAACTAGAACTCGGAAACTTCCGCTTTCCAACGATTGAGTTATTAAAAGATTATACTAGTGGAAGTTCAATTACCATTAATCAAGAAGAATTAGAAGAAAATAAAAACCAAATTGTTACGACGCTTCGTAATTACAAAATAGAAATTGCAAGCATTAAAGCAACTGTTGGACCAACAGTAACGCTGTATGAAATAATTCCAGAAGCTGGCGTTCGAATCTCAAAAATTAAAAACTTAGAAGACGATATTGCATTGTCACTTGCCGCATTAGGAATTCGAATTATTGCGCCAATGCCAGGAAAAGGAACGATCGGAATTGAAGTTCCAAACAAAAAACCTGCTATTGTTTCCATGCGTTCTGCAATTGCTTCCAAGAAGTTTCAAGAAGCAGAAATGCAGTTGCCAATTGCTTTTGGTAAAACGATTAGCAACGAAACTTTAGTAGTCGATTTAGCCAGAATGCCACATTTACTAATGGCTGGAGCAACTGGGCAAGGAAAATCGGTAGGGCTGAATTGTATTTTAACTTCGCTTCTTTACAAAAAACATCCTGCTGAGGTGAAATTTGTTTTGGTCGATCCGAAAAAAGTAGAACTCACCTTATTCAACAAAATAGAACGTCATTACTTGGCAAAACTTCCCGATTCGGAAGAAGCTATTATTACAGACAATTCTAAAGTAATTAATACGCTAAATTCACTTTGTATTGAAATGGACAATCGATATGATATGCTAAAAAATGCACTCTGTCGTAACATTGTAGAATACAACACAAAATTTAAAGCACGAAAACTAAATCCGAATGACGGACATAAGTTTTTGCCATATATTGTTTTAGTTGTTGATGAATTTGCTGATTTAATTATGACGGCAGGAAAAGAAGTAGAAGTACCAATTGCACGTTTGGCGCAGTTAGCACGTGCTATTGGAATTCACTTAATTATTGCCACACAAAGACCTTCTGTAAACGTAATTACAGGAATGATTAAAGCGAATTTCCCTGCCAGAGTTGCATTTCGTGTAATGTCGAAAATAGATTCACGTACCATTTTGGATAATTCTGGAGCCGATCAATTAATTGGTCGTGGAGATATGTTATACACACAAGGAAACGATTTAATTCGGATACAATGTGCATTTGTAGATACACCAGAAGTAGAAAAAATTACAGATTTCATTGGTGCGCAAAAAGCATATCCAGATGCATATTTATTACCTGAATATAGTGGTGAAGAAAGTGGCATAAGTCTTGATATAGATATCTCAGACAGAGACAAACTGTTCCGTCAAGCTGCGGAAGTGATCATTATTGCACAACAAGGTTCAGCATCCTTATTACAACGAAAGTTGAAACTTGGATATAATAGAGCAGGACGAATTATAGATCAGTTAGAAGCAGCAGGAATTGTAGGTCAGTTTGAAGGAAGCAAAGCGCGACAAGTGCTAGTTCCGGATCTTTTAGCTTTAGAACAATTATTAGAAAACGAAAAAAATGGATAA
- a CDS encoding thioredoxin family protein: protein MVKELEQDNLAEVIAENDIVFVQYSATWCGNCRIMKPKFKKLASENENAVFLLVDAEKFPASRKLATVDNLPTFAAFKGGAFKTQVQTNKFDVLKEMVTEVA from the coding sequence ATGGTAAAGGAATTAGAACAAGATAACTTGGCGGAAGTAATTGCTGAAAACGATATCGTTTTTGTACAATATTCTGCTACTTGGTGTGGAAATTGTAGAATTATGAAGCCAAAATTTAAAAAGTTAGCTTCTGAAAATGAAAATGCAGTTTTTTTATTGGTAGATGCAGAGAAGTTTCCAGCATCTAGAAAGTTAGCAACGGTAGATAATTTACCAACATTTGCTGCTTTTAAAGGCGGAGCATTCAAGACGCAAGTACAAACCAACAAGTTTGACGTATTAAAAGAAATGGTTACAGAAGTAGCTTAA
- the katG gene encoding catalase/peroxidase HPI, translating to MENNANSNNSHKAEMADLNDSSAKCPFLSGTQKKSAGGGTSNRDWWPNELKLNILRQNASKNDPLGDDFDYAKAFNSINYDELKKDVIHLMTDSQDWWPADYGHYGGFMIRMAWHSAGTYRVGDGRGGAGSGTHRFAPLNSWPDNGNLDKARLLLWPVKKKYGNKISWADLMVLAGNCALESMGFPTVGFAGGREDVWEPEQDIYWGSETGWLDNDERYDTSDGDLEGHLGAVHMGLIYVNPEGPNGVPDPLKSAHDIKITFGRMAMNDEETVALVAGGHTFGKAHGAADPGEYVGVEPHGASIEEMSTGWKNTFQSGVLDDAITSGIEGAWTPNPIQWDADYFEVLLNYDWELTKSPAGAHQWTPTAASNARRAPKAGGNGTQALMMTTADMALKIDPTYRKISDRFHKDHKAFEDAFARAWYKLTHRDMGPISRYLGPEVSKEELLWQDPVPTVHYTLSEADISTLKNMISNSGLTVSQLVTTAWASASTYRGSDKRGGANGARLRLEPQRSWEVNNPTELNKVLTALESIQNEFSGTISMADLIVLAGNVGVEKGVKNAGHSISVPFTQGRGDASQEQTDVESFGYLEPIADGFRNYMNSKLDVAAEDLLVDRANLLTLSIPEMTALVGGLRVLGANYDGSKNGVFTATVGSLTNDFFTNLLDFSITWKAANAEEKEFIGRDRKTGAMKFSGTRADLIFGSNTELRAVAEVYGANDGHERFVKDFVAVWAKVMNLDRFDLA from the coding sequence ATGGAAAATAACGCTAATTCAAATAATTCTCATAAAGCAGAAATGGCTGATCTTAATGATAGCTCGGCAAAATGTCCTTTCTTGAGTGGAACTCAAAAAAAGAGTGCTGGAGGTGGAACGAGTAATCGTGATTGGTGGCCAAATGAATTAAAATTGAACATTTTACGTCAGAATGCTTCAAAGAATGATCCATTAGGTGATGATTTCGATTATGCGAAAGCTTTTAATAGTATTAATTATGATGAGTTAAAGAAAGATGTTATTCATTTAATGACAGATTCTCAAGATTGGTGGCCAGCAGATTATGGTCATTATGGAGGATTTATGATTCGTATGGCTTGGCATAGTGCAGGAACATACCGTGTTGGAGATGGAAGAGGAGGAGCAGGAAGTGGAACACATCGTTTTGCACCATTAAATAGTTGGCCAGATAATGGAAACCTAGACAAAGCAAGGTTATTACTATGGCCTGTTAAAAAGAAATATGGAAATAAAATCTCTTGGGCAGATTTAATGGTACTTGCAGGAAACTGCGCATTGGAATCTATGGGATTCCCAACAGTTGGTTTTGCTGGAGGTCGTGAAGATGTTTGGGAACCAGAACAAGATATTTATTGGGGAAGTGAAACAGGATGGTTAGACAATGATGAACGATATGATACGAGCGATGGCGATTTAGAAGGTCACTTAGGTGCTGTACACATGGGATTAATTTATGTAAATCCAGAAGGTCCAAACGGAGTGCCAGATCCATTGAAATCTGCACACGATATAAAAATCACTTTTGGTCGTATGGCAATGAATGATGAAGAAACGGTAGCCTTGGTTGCTGGTGGACACACATTTGGAAAAGCACATGGTGCTGCAGATCCAGGTGAATATGTTGGAGTAGAACCGCATGGAGCATCTATTGAAGAAATGAGTACAGGTTGGAAAAACACATTTCAATCTGGTGTTTTAGATGATGCAATCACAAGTGGAATTGAAGGTGCATGGACACCAAATCCAATACAGTGGGATGCAGATTATTTCGAGGTATTATTGAATTATGATTGGGAATTAACTAAAAGCCCTGCAGGAGCGCATCAGTGGACGCCTACTGCAGCGTCAAATGCAAGAAGAGCACCTAAAGCTGGTGGTAACGGAACCCAAGCCTTAATGATGACTACTGCAGATATGGCTTTGAAAATAGACCCAACTTACAGAAAAATCTCAGATCGTTTTCATAAAGATCATAAAGCATTTGAAGATGCATTTGCACGTGCTTGGTATAAACTAACGCATCGTGATATGGGACCAATTTCTCGATACCTTGGTCCAGAAGTTTCGAAAGAAGAGTTATTGTGGCAAGATCCTGTACCAACTGTTCATTATACATTGAGCGAAGCAGATATTTCTACGTTGAAAAATATGATTTCAAATTCTGGTTTAACGGTTTCTCAATTAGTAACTACAGCTTGGGCTTCGGCATCAACCTATAGAGGTTCTGACAAAAGAGGTGGCGCAAATGGAGCACGCTTACGTTTAGAGCCACAAAGGAGTTGGGAAGTAAACAATCCGACAGAATTAAATAAAGTTTTAACTGCTTTAGAAAGTATTCAAAACGAATTTAGCGGAACTATTTCTATGGCTGATCTAATTGTATTAGCTGGAAATGTTGGTGTAGAAAAAGGCGTTAAAAATGCTGGACATTCTATAAGTGTTCCTTTTACACAAGGTAGAGGAGACGCATCACAAGAACAAACAGATGTAGAATCTTTTGGATACTTAGAACCTATTGCTGATGGATTTAGAAATTACATGAATTCTAAATTAGATGTAGCTGCTGAAGATTTATTAGTAGATCGTGCAAACTTGTTAACACTTTCTATTCCAGAAATGACAGCTTTAGTTGGTGGTTTGCGTGTATTAGGAGCAAATTACGATGGTTCTAAAAATGGCGTATTTACAGCTACTGTTGGAAGCTTAACGAACGATTTCTTTACAAATCTTCTCGATTTTTCAATTACTTGGAAAGCAGCGAATGCTGAAGAAAAAGAATTTATAGGACGCGATCGTAAAACTGGAGCGATGAAGTTTTCAGGAACAAGAGCAGATTTAATTTTTGGCTCAAACACAGAACTTCGCGCTGTTGCAGAAGTATATGGAGCAAACGATGGACACGAAAGATTTGTCAAGGATTTCGTTGCAGTTTGGGCTAAAGTAATGAATTTAGATAGATTTGATCTCGCATAA
- a CDS encoding Na+/H+ antiporter NhaC family protein, whose amino-acid sequence MESQDIKPREPQDENIIENKELNIWEALIPVIVLVIMLAFNVYVYGDDALSGSNQFILLIGAAVAAIVGFFNRVTYKQMLDEVAENVKSTTGALLILLFVGSLAGTWLISGVIPSMIYYGLQILNPTIFLPACVVICAIISIATGSSWTTSATVGIALIGIGNTLGISAGMTAGAVISGAYFGDKMSPLSDTTNLAPTMAGGELFAHIKYMAYTTFPTIIVTLIAFIIIGLNIDTVGTPNITDKLAAIDKAFNITPWLFLVPAIVIFLIIRKTPPLIALMIGTLLGGLFAILFQTSIIWTNGMKYDISTIPEQFKDQITWKGDDGFSQRSNNNYQTPGTYELVGNESNITLSQPILLNLPKSDKKFTETFTQTANVLKDGQVIGSITINAEPTGFLQSAYFATLNAMTVDTSVETSSAELNDLFSSSGMKGMLGTIWLIICAMVFGGVMDGIGALARISKALLSLATTVFGLFASTVASCLALNITASDQYLAIVVPGKMFKKAYEDKGLAPENLSRTLEDAGTVTSVLVPWNTCGAYQSGVLGVGVGEYFFYAIFNWLSPFTTLLFAAFKIKIKQLATKTT is encoded by the coding sequence ATGGAAAGTCAAGATATTAAGCCAAGAGAACCACAAGACGAAAATATTATTGAAAATAAAGAATTGAATATTTGGGAAGCGTTAATTCCCGTAATTGTGTTGGTTATCATGTTGGCGTTCAACGTGTATGTGTATGGAGATGATGCCTTGAGCGGAAGTAATCAGTTTATATTATTAATTGGTGCCGCAGTCGCTGCTATTGTTGGTTTCTTCAATAGAGTTACCTATAAACAAATGCTAGATGAGGTTGCCGAAAATGTAAAATCGACTACAGGCGCATTATTAATTTTACTTTTTGTAGGCTCATTAGCAGGAACTTGGCTCATAAGTGGCGTGATTCCTTCCATGATTTATTACGGTTTACAAATACTAAATCCTACAATATTTTTGCCTGCATGTGTTGTGATTTGTGCAATTATTTCGATTGCCACAGGAAGTAGTTGGACAACTTCTGCAACGGTTGGTATTGCTTTAATAGGAATAGGAAATACATTGGGAATTAGCGCAGGAATGACCGCAGGAGCTGTAATTTCTGGAGCATATTTTGGAGATAAAATGTCGCCATTGAGCGATACAACCAACTTAGCACCAACAATGGCTGGCGGAGAATTGTTTGCGCACATAAAGTATATGGCATATACAACGTTTCCAACAATCATTGTAACCTTGATCGCTTTTATTATTATTGGATTAAATATTGATACCGTTGGAACACCTAACATTACAGACAAACTTGCCGCCATAGACAAAGCTTTTAATATTACACCTTGGCTATTTTTAGTTCCTGCAATTGTAATTTTCTTAATTATTAGAAAAACGCCACCATTAATCGCATTGATGATTGGAACGCTTTTAGGAGGATTATTTGCCATCTTATTTCAAACGTCTATCATTTGGACAAATGGAATGAAATATGACATATCCACCATTCCAGAACAATTTAAAGATCAAATCACTTGGAAAGGCGATGACGGATTCAGTCAACGATCAAACAATAATTATCAAACTCCAGGAACTTATGAGTTGGTTGGAAACGAGAGCAACATAACACTTTCACAGCCAATCTTATTAAATTTACCTAAATCCGATAAAAAATTTACAGAAACATTTACACAAACGGCAAATGTGTTGAAAGACGGACAAGTTATTGGTTCCATTACCATAAATGCTGAACCAACAGGATTTTTACAATCTGCCTATTTTGCCACTTTAAATGCTATGACAGTTGATACTTCCGTAGAAACAAGCAGTGCCGAACTCAACGATTTATTTAGTTCTAGCGGAATGAAAGGAATGCTAGGAACTATTTGGTTAATAATTTGCGCTATGGTTTTTGGTGGCGTAATGGACGGAATTGGCGCGTTGGCGCGAATCAGTAAAGCATTATTAAGTTTAGCAACTACAGTATTTGGATTATTTGCAAGTACGGTTGCAAGTTGTTTGGCATTAAATATTACAGCGTCCGATCAATACTTAGCGATTGTAGTTCCTGGGAAAATGTTTAAAAAAGCATATGAAGACAAAGGCTTAGCGCCAGAAAACTTAAGTCGTACACTTGAAGATGCAGGAACAGTTACTTCCGTATTAGTTCCTTGGAATACCTGTGGAGCGTATCAATCAGGTGTGTTAGGTGTTGGCGTTGGCGAATATTTCTTTTACGCCATCTTTAACTGGCTAAGTCCATTTACAACTTTATTGTTTGCTGCTTTCAAAATCAAAATCAAGCAATTAGCGACAAAAACAACATAG
- a CDS encoding DUF6952 family protein — MKLPVIKHLTTFIEENDEDYIIETIETLEALTEVPSLKDEELDVIGELISNMYGALEVDKMVKDGTPKKEALNSFMKRVLGSIDT, encoded by the coding sequence ATGAAATTACCCGTAATTAAACATTTGACTACTTTCATTGAAGAAAATGATGAAGATTATATCATTGAAACGATTGAAACTTTAGAAGCATTAACGGAAGTTCCTTCATTAAAAGATGAAGAATTGGATGTTATTGGCGAATTGATTTCAAATATGTATGGAGCGCTAGAAGTTGACAAAATGGTAAAAGATGGAACTCCCAAAAAAGAAGCATTGAATAGTTTTATGAAACGTGTGTTAGGTTCAATAGATACATAG
- a CDS encoding LolA family protein → MKKLVLVLLVSAFAFNANAQDAEKAKKLLEEVSTKVNSYKNIQIDFKYELNNKEANTKQESKGNVTLEGDKYLLNFLGFTKLYDTKKVYTIVPANEEVTVSDADDDETSLSPSQMLTFYKNGYTYVWDLLQDVSGRKIQYIKLTPTDADSDIESVLLGIDVKTKHIYNLIESGKNGTNTILTVNSFKTNLPLSKSLFIFDASKYEDYYIDKND, encoded by the coding sequence ATGAAAAAGTTAGTTTTAGTGTTGCTAGTAAGCGCATTCGCATTTAATGCAAATGCACAAGATGCTGAGAAAGCCAAAAAACTATTAGAGGAAGTTTCTACCAAAGTGAATAGTTATAAAAATATTCAAATAGACTTCAAATACGAATTGAATAATAAAGAAGCAAATACAAAGCAAGAATCTAAAGGAAATGTAACGCTTGAAGGCGACAAATATTTATTGAATTTCTTAGGATTTACAAAACTATACGACACTAAAAAAGTGTATACAATTGTTCCTGCCAACGAAGAAGTTACTGTTTCAGATGCGGATGATGATGAAACTTCGTTATCGCCATCGCAAATGCTAACGTTCTACAAAAATGGATATACGTATGTTTGGGATCTTTTACAAGATGTTAGCGGAAGAAAAATTCAATACATTAAATTAACGCCAACGGACGCAGATTCAGACATTGAAAGTGTATTGCTCGGAATTGACGTTAAAACAAAACACATCTACAACTTGATTGAATCTGGAAAAAATGGTACAAATACCATTTTAACTGTTAATTCTTTTAAAACTAATCTGCCTTTATCAAAAAGCTTATTTATATTTGATGCATCGAAATACGAGGATTATTATATAGATAAAAACGATTAG